A segment of the Cohnella algarum genome:
CGCCGCCGAGGCTGCGAACGTAGCCGCCGATTTGCTCGGAATCCGCGTACAATTCGCAGAAATCGCCGTACACGAGCGCCCGGTTCTCCCTGCGCAAGCGGATCAACCGCTTGTAAAACCACAGTACCGAATCCTCCTCGCGCTCCTGGCGCTCCGCGTTGATTTCCGGATAGTTGGGGTTGATCCTGAGCCACGGCTTGCCGGCCGTAAACCCGGCATTTTTTCCCCCGCTCCATTGCATCGGGGTTCGGCCGTGATCCCGGCTCCGTTTCGCGAGATAAGCCAGCATCTCCTCTTCGGAACGGCCCGACTCAAGCCCTTCCCGATACAAGCGCAGGCTCATAATATCGTCGTAGTCGCCGATGCCGTCCATCGGGCAATTCGTCATGCCCAGCTCCTGCCCCTGATAAATAAACGGCGTCCCCCGCATCAAAAAATAATACGCCGCGAGCATTTGCGCCGATTCGGTCCGATACTCCCCGTCGTCGCCGAATTTGCTGACGGAGCGAACGTGATCGTGGTTTTCCAGATACAGCGCCATCCAGCCGTACTTTTCCGTTTCCCGCTGCCAGCCGGCCAAAGCCCGCTTGAAGTCGGTCAGCCGCCAGGGATGATAAACCGCCTTCGGCCCCGGCTTCATGTCGAGGTCGACGTGATCGAACTGAAACAGCATCGAAAACACGCCGTCCCGTTCGTCCAAATAATCCGGCACCTGCGAGAGCGACACGCCCGGCGCTTCGGCCACGGTTACCGCATTTCGGGGCTCCAGCACCTCCCGCTTCATCTCCCGCAAAAAATCGAGAATGCCGGGCTGGTTGAGGCTCCCCCCGTTCAGCGAGGCCAGCTCCCGTCCTTCTTCCGCGGGAAGCTGCGGAAATCGCTGGTTTTTTTTGATAAACGTGATCGCATCCACCCGGAATCCGGCGACGCCGCGGTCCATCCACCATTCCATCATCCGGTATACCGCCTGGCGCACCTCGGGGTTTTCCCAGTTCAAATCGGGCTGCTTTCGCGAAAAAGCGTGGAAATAGTACTCGCCGGTCGCCTCGTCGTACTCCCATGCCGAGCCGCCGAAGTTGGACTCCCAGTTCGTCGGCGCCTTGCCGTCCGCCCCGGGAGGTTTCCAAATGTACCAGTCCCGTTTCGGATTGTCTCTGGAGCTGCGCGATTCGACGAACCAGGCATGCTCATCCGAGGTATGGTTGGCCACAAGATCCATGACGATGCGGATGCCGCGAGCGGCCGCCTGTCCCAGCAGTTCGTCCATATCCTCCAAGGTGCCGAATTCGTCCAGAATGCGATGATAATCCCGAATATCGTAGCCGTTGTCGTCGTTCGGAGAATCGTACACGGGACAAATCCAGATGACGTCGATGCCGAGATCGCGAAGATAGTCCAGCCTCGAAATGACGCCTTGCAGATCGCCGATGCCGTCCCCGTTCGAATCTTGGAAGCTTCGCGGATATATTTGATAGACAATGCTCTCTTTCCACCAGGCCGGTCCGGTTTCCATCCGTTCTTTTCCTCCCGTTTCGCCTTCGTTATCCGACGTTCGTTCAGGCGGTTTCTTCGCCCGCCCGGTTCAAGCTCCGGGCCAGTTCCCATTTCCGGAGGGAAACGATTCGCAGCGGTCCGTCCCCCACGAAGCGGACGCCCGTCGCTCCCGCGCCCGGATAGATTCGCGCGGTCATCGCGATTTCCCCGTCCTGGGCGAACACCTCGACCGAAGAACGGTCGACGAACACTCT
Coding sequences within it:
- a CDS encoding glycoside hydrolase family 13 protein; translation: METGPAWWKESIVYQIYPRSFQDSNGDGIGDLQGVISRLDYLRDLGIDVIWICPVYDSPNDDNGYDIRDYHRILDEFGTLEDMDELLGQAAARGIRIVMDLVANHTSDEHAWFVESRSSRDNPKRDWYIWKPPGADGKAPTNWESNFGGSAWEYDEATGEYYFHAFSRKQPDLNWENPEVRQAVYRMMEWWMDRGVAGFRVDAITFIKKNQRFPQLPAEEGRELASLNGGSLNQPGILDFLREMKREVLEPRNAVTVAEAPGVSLSQVPDYLDERDGVFSMLFQFDHVDLDMKPGPKAVYHPWRLTDFKRALAGWQRETEKYGWMALYLENHDHVRSVSKFGDDGEYRTESAQMLAAYYFLMRGTPFIYQGQELGMTNCPMDGIGDYDDIMSLRLYREGLESGRSEEEMLAYLAKRSRDHGRTPMQWSGGKNAGFTAGKPWLRINPNYPEINAERQEREEDSVLWFYKRLIRLRRENRALVYGDFCELYADSEQIGGYVRSLGGEKWTVLCNFTREPVPARMPENGRLALSNVKSRTHGFLAPYEASIFRETGNGDETI